The Streptomyces sp. NBC_01298 genome contains the following window.
GGGGTCGGCCGGGTGCCCGACATGCCCGAGCAGGGCGCCGACGGTCGATACCACGGCGAGTGTCCACCGGGGTTCGGAGAAGCTCAGCGTGACGCTCCGCGCGGGTCCGGCCAGCGCCGCGCGCAGCGTGGCGGTGAAGTCCGGGTACTGTCCGTCGGCGCGACGCAGCTCGTCGAGCCGTCCCGAGCAACGGGCGGTCTCCAGCCCATCCACCAGCTGTGACGGTAACCGTGCGGGCCAGTCGTCCAGAGTCCACGCCCAGCGAGCTGGAACGGGCAGGTCCGGGACGGGCAAAGGTGGCATCTCAGTTCACGGCCCCTTGCCCGAAGTGTCGGGACAGGAGCCCTCGAACCTGTTCGATGCTTCGCGTGCTGGCCTGCTCGGTGACGAACACGTCGAGGTCCTCGTGGTGGGTGACCTCGCCCCAGGCCCCGTCGAACGCCTGTGACATCCCGGTCAGCATGCTGAGCCCGAAGGAGGGATAGGCCGAGTCCATGGCGTGCGCGAGGAAGAACGCGAGGCTCCGCTGACGGGTGGTGTGGGGATCGCGCTCCCGGTAGTTCTCCAGGCTGAAATTCGGGTGGCAGGCGTCGAGCAGCAGCTTCGGTGCCTTCCATACGGGCATCACCACGCGGTGCCTGCCGACAGTGCGGACCGGGTAGGAAAGCGGACGCCGGCCGTTCATCACCATGAACATGGCCTCGGCCAGCAGGTCCTCGCGGTTGTATCCGAATGCCAGGTCGCGCAGACCCTGCTCGTCGGCGAGTTTCCGTGCCGTGCGAAGGATCAGGAAGGTCCCGAAGAAGTGCAGCGCCTCGTGTGAGAAGGTGTCGCTGAAATCCTTGTAGAGCGCGTCCATGGACGTTCTGACGCCGAGCAGTTCCCCTATGTCATCGGGTTGCAGAACGCGGTGGTCAATTCCGAGGTCCTGGCACAGCACTCCCGCCCGGACCGCGGCCTCCGGAGAGAATACAGCTCCGAATACCAGGGTGAAGGCTACAAGACGGTCCCGCGGAACGGAATTGGCCAGCCCGTAAGCCAGTGCGTTGCTGTCGCCACCCCCGGATATGCCGAATACGCAGCCGCCGGCGGAAATCGCGTACTTCTCCTCGAATTCGGCCACCTGCGAGGCGACGATGCTCCGGGCCTCGTCCTGCCCCACCACCGCGTGGACTTCGTGTGCCGATCCGTCCGGCGCCGTGCGCACTGACCGGAAGCCGATGCCCGAGCCCGGCGGGCCGGCGGGTGCCAGGGGTTCCCGGCCCGTGGGCAGCACGGTGGGGAACAGCGTGTTGCGGATGGCCCGCACGATCAGGCGTTCGGCGTCTTCGGGAAGGTCGTCCAGCCGTGTCGTCAGCGGGACCGGTGTCGTGGTGGCCCCCCTGACCACGTAGGGCTGGAACATGGTCTCCGGGAGACGGTTGGCGGCGAGCAGCTCACCGATCGTCAAGTCCGCAAGCTCCAGGGTGCGGGTGCCGAGTACGTCCTCGAGATGGACGGGCAAATGTCGCGACACGCAACCGCTCCTCAGTCAGGGTCCGGGGTCAGACCTGGGCGGTGAGCGCGGAGGTGCAGAGGACGAATTCGACGCCCTCCGCGGTCATCCGGTCCATTCCGAGGGAAGGCAGTGTGGCGAAGACGACGTCTTCTGCTCGGAGGTCGTCCTTGGTTTCCATACGATCAACGAGTTCCATGAACATTGACGCCTCCAGGGGTGGTCGACATTCAGGCCCTCCGTGAGCCGGGGCTCACCGTAGCACCGAATTACGAGGATCATGACGGGCCACAAAAATCGGCTGATTTTCTTTTCGGCAACCCAGTGGGGCGCATGTTCCACAGGGATAGCAGAGTTGCCGCGAGGGGCATTGACACCTCAGGGCTTCCGGAGGGACATCCCTCAGGTTCACGCGGCAGGAATTCGTTCTCTGCGGCGTCTCGTGAGCGTCGCGTTTCGAGCGCCGCGGGGCCGTGGACCTGAACTCGGCCCACCACGACTTCAACCCGGCTGGTGGGGGCACTGGAGAAGGGTGTACGCCGCTCACGCGGCGAGGGGCTGCGACACCGGGCGGACCCCGGGTCCGGGGCGGGCCTGAGCCGGTCCCGTGGTGATGCTACCGATCTGTGTCCATGTGGAGGCGGACGGTCGTGCCCTGGTCGTGGGTGGAGCGGATCTCGACGAGGTCGCAGAGCTGGTGGGCCAGCCAAAGCCCGCGGCCACCGATCTGGCCTTCGGTTGGACGGGTACGTCCGGCCATGACGTCGCTGATGTGGCCGTCGTCGCGGAACTCGCAGAGGAACGTGGCGCCCTGGGTCCAGGTGCGCAGAGTTCCGTGTCCCCCGCCGTGGCGGATGCTGTTCGTCGCGATCTCCGTGACGGCGACCGCGAGTTGAGCCAGCCTGTCCTCGGGCACGCCGGCATCGGAGGCGCATTGAGAGACCTTGGCGCGAATCGTGGCCAGGTCGCCGCGCGTGTAACTCAGCTCCTGGAACGGATCGCAGGGAGCGGCCAGGACCTCGAACGGGTAGTCCACGTCGGCGAGGTAGCCGTCGTTGGTCGTGTGCTGCCCGCCCTGTCGGATCAGTGGATGGCAGCGGGACATGGCGGCCAGGGCCTCCGGGTCCTGGCCGGCGTCGTCGTAGGGACACAGCATCGACCAGGTGGAGCTGCGCGCGAAAGCCCGGTTCAGCAGCCATTCGTGATAGCGCAGCTCCCCGAGGTGCGCGGGGTTGCGGGCCTGGCGCCAGGCGGTCTCTCCGATGCCCCGCACGGGGCGGTTCCCCTCGCCGCGTTCCTTCATCCAGGACGCCCAGGCGGCGACGAGCCGGCCGGGGTTGGGTCCGGCCGTGGTCGTGTCGACGAAGGTGACGGCGGCCTCACCCCCGAGCTCGTCGCGCAGGAGCGACGTCTTGTCGGAAGGGACTGCGACGACCACTGCCTCACCGCCGTCCAGGGCTTCGTGGATGAAGGCCAGCGTCCCTGAGAGGAATTCCTCGTCGCCGCGGTAGGGGTAGAGCTCGTGCCGGAAGGAGGCTCCTTCCGGGCCAGGCGGAGTCGGAGGCAGCAGCGTCGTGGTCATGGCGCCATCACAGCCGGTGCCCCGGCAGCCTCATATCCCGCGCGTTCCCAGCACAGGCGCACGGTCTCGTTCGCACCGTCTGCGAAGATCCGCCGGTCCGGGTGGTGGCGGGCCGCAGCGACGAGGGCGTGCACATCGGCGGCTTCGATCATCGCCAGGGCATCGCACCGAAGCGTCGCGGCCGGTGCGTGCACGAGCGCGGCCCTCGCCGCGGCGTTGGACACCTCCGCACCCTCCGAGTCGATCACACCGTCCACGCTCCACTCGTCCGTGCCCTTGCTGAACATCCGAGAGACGGATGCACCCCCGTCTGCCCACCTCCTGCGGACGCACGCACGCCACCCGCTCCACCGCAGGCGGGCCCCCCAGCGATCGATGGAACGCGCACACCATGATCGCGCCGGGGATCATGAAACCGGCCGGAGGATGACCGGGCGCGGGACGTCTCACACCATGGCGACTGCCCGGTCCACGAAAGATCAGTCGTGGGCCGACTTCGGAGGCAGACCCCACGGAGCACATGAAGGACCAGCCCAGGGCGCGTGGACGGGTGTGGCGAGCGGCCCGTATGCACTGCGTGACCGTTCGTGGGCGCTGGTGATCTGCGGTGTCAGCCCGGCCTGGGACCCGGGTTCGCACACCGGAGAAGCCCGGATCTTGATGGACCATGCGACGGAGTTCCAGCACACCGAGGACCTGCGCCGGTCCTGCATCAGCGCCCCGTGGTGGGGAACGGTGAACTGCTGCAAGGGCGTGCCGTGGCGGTCGACTACCTCCCTCACAACCGCGACAGGCACGTCGTCCACACCGGCGGGGAGCACCCGTCGTATCTGCAGCTCCCCCGCCAGG
Protein-coding sequences here:
- a CDS encoding sensor histidine kinase, encoding MTTTLLPPTPPGPEGASFRHELYPYRGDEEFLSGTLAFIHEALDGGEAVVVAVPSDKTSLLRDELGGEAAVTFVDTTTAGPNPGRLVAAWASWMKERGEGNRPVRGIGETAWRQARNPAHLGELRYHEWLLNRAFARSSTWSMLCPYDDAGQDPEALAAMSRCHPLIRQGGQHTTNDGYLADVDYPFEVLAAPCDPFQELSYTRGDLATIRAKVSQCASDAGVPEDRLAQLAVAVTEIATNSIRHGGGHGTLRTWTQGATFLCEFRDDGHISDVMAGRTRPTEGQIGGRGLWLAHQLCDLVEIRSTHDQGTTVRLHMDTDR